The sequence TCCAGAGACAACATTGGCTGATACAATCCATTGAAAACATGTAAACTTTCTTCTCCGCACTTTTTTGTGATGTCGTTCAAAACACACTGCAAAACTGCGAAGTTGTATCTGAAAAAGGAATACAGACAGATTTAATTGACCTGACATCCATggtgtaacacacacacacacacacacacacacacacacacacacacacacacacacacacacacacacacacacacacacacacacacacacacacacacacacacacaaaaaaaaaaacttttttttgctgcAATAACTATcgtaaaaaaaacaaatatagttacatttttaaattagttcaaATTAGTTCAACCAAGTAAAAATTCTACTTACGCACAAAATCCTCCAGCATCTTCTACAGTGAATTTTTTGCCACATACGTTGTATATGTCTTGAACTTCATGGTTTAGGCAAGGAACATTTCTTAAGAattctgccaaaatattttttaaaattattttggtttgaaTTTATAATCAGAGATGATTCAATTTGataatgtacagaaaaaaaaacaagcaaacacATTACCAAAGAATGACTTAAAATGCATTTCGaagtttctgaaataattaaattaaattctttatgaaattgaACAAACTTCGTTTcagatattgtttaaataaacataatatgggtcaattatattatttgttttctaatataCGCAAGATTTATATTTAGGATTATTTGACTAAACTTTTAGATTTtctcatattataaattataattattataacgtttattttaaaaacgtttcatcAAAGGAAGCCTGCGTTAGAGAAAGCGCACTTAATATCAGTGAGGAAATGGtgatttatataaagaaaactgtgaaaaaaatgctttaaataccgttaatattagaatatgacatcaacatttttgaaagaatatattatcagaattacgcaccaaaaacaaaacaaaaacaaacaaacaaaaacaccCCGgctatttaacaatgaaaaattttaattatatacatctGGAACTAAACAAGAAGCAATCGAAATAGAGATGGATTGttactttcatttaaatgtaatttaatgatGCTGTATATAGAATGCCTTTAGTAACTATTcatagaaaatatcttaaataaacttGTATAGTTTGAATCTTCCTTTGgaacgttttatatatatatatatatatatatatatatattgctcttatatatatatatatatatatatatatatatatatatatatatatatatatatatatatatatatatatatatatatatatatatatatatatatatataagagcagGATAATGTTCTTGTACACTTTctagtaaaaatattatcatcCCTCCCCCACATACAATCATGGATCATAAGTAAGGCCGCAAAGGcgttgcatggcattggcgaataatagttatgaaatattgatcttgGGTATggatctagcatttttactgaatctctattctatatagattcaataaaaactgTGATCCTTAGCACTTTTTTGGCAAATAACTTCtggcatttgaaaatatttcccgaaaaactgaatttgtattttagatgcgttgTTTCCAAcagattgatttcaaatttttgaattatctttctcaCAGACAGGTATAAAACCAAAAGTATGCTTTTCGAACTCGGGCAGATTAAAACataaagattcttcaaaatctcgaattcgaacttTTCAGCGATgacaactctttttttttactttatatgcgagaaagtaaaaaggtgtcgtgaaaacattttacataaaacatttacagtaaaataaatatcaaaagtagaatttaaatttactgGAAAACTGATTGAAATAAGAATACTTAAGTAgtactttaattttttagttaaatttttttttaaataaattcatgcaaattaaataatcttcattataaattcatatatttatgcaaattattaccAATGAAATGTTAGTAGTAGTAATTGccttttgttgtttttaaaggaatattttagaatattgatatgaactttatttttgaaatattttgttagtgcacattatttacaaaaaataatccatcaactatttatttttcattcaaaatactatgtctgaatttttaaaagatgctacattttttatttttggaagttttattgaaataaaaacacttaCACATCTGTTTTTATAATGTGAAGGcacgaaaatatataaaatgtgatttttaaattgctttactATAAATAATCGCTTTCATTGACTAGTTCTTCGCTCCCTACGCTTGTCAGTAGTGGTGTGAATCTAGTTTATGTCAGCCAACTTtgaattaactatatttttagaCAACAGAAGAAAGttcaatttcaaatgatgattCGTGCATAAAAAGCATAGAGCTTTCTGATTGTTAGTTAAATTACCAAAGTGATAAAATGAATTGGCGAAATCAGACCAGCTGTTGAGGTTGGGAGACTGTGTTGAAGTTTTCTCCATAGAGGATGCCCAGAGAAACAGAAGAGTGATGTTAGGTATTGGTGacaaatttataagttataaatttttatataaaataaaaatgagcgaAATTGTACCATTGTTTTTAAGAAGTTATGGTTCTTTGATTGTATCAATTGTTTTACATTTATAGATTTATTCATAAGCTTATACTATTCTGTgacttttttgttgtttttcaggATTTCAGCCTTTTTCCTTATTAAATTGaacattcaagaaagaaaaacaattgctGACTATCGAATGGAATTTGTAATTGATAAGTATTTCATATTGAAACACGATTAACCTTGATTAGGGTCTTTTTGTATCAATGTCATTAGACTTATATCATAACTAATGCATAAATgaacattataataaaagttcTTGTTATTTTAAGTGTGCTTTCTATTGCATTGCATCTAAAACATGAAATAGGAAAACCATGAAAAAGATTGTAGGTTAGATTGCATTCATAACAATCGTGGATCACTTTaacatcataataaatattttcttagatttgTTTCTATTACcatcttttaatttaaagaaaattaattttttaatataaaagagatttaaataagaattaaattccaTGAAAACGttcgttaaaaaaagaaaaatagcaaagacgtattaaataatttgcggatttgaaagaaatcagatccttaataattcctaatttttctaaatttttctaccTATTTTCTCTTTGGATATTATCTCAAGAAGCATTTAATTAGTTATACTCGAAAGAATTACTTTGTGTCATGAAGTTCCATATATATTACGAGGTggttactattatatatatatatatatatatatatatatatatatatatatatatatatatatatatatatatatatatatatatacacacactcatgtccaaaattaaggtcacaaaaatgtttttcaaagtaattctaaatagctaccagtaaaatttaaacaaattatattttgtatattgtgaaggaccggtaacatgatattaacctttgttgtgggaaaaaaatgttgtttagcattagtttttgaggaactactgaaattagaccgtttaggcatctgggatttttgcctgcaattttgtgaatattgcattaaaacataaaatttaacctgtttacagtgagaatgagttctcataatcgtttcgacgattccttgagatggagagccgttggcaggcttgacgCAGGGCAGTCTCAGGTGTAGGTGGTTcaatggttacaagtggcaccgaaagtggtattcaggtagtggaatcaattccaaacaagtggtactgtaaacAGGAAGGCCAGCCAAGGCTGTCACAGAGCAACGAcacctgcacaggatcgctatatggcattaagcgcacgacggcataggctgacaacggctcctcaacttgctcgtgaccttgctgctgcgtttggaataagaatttccagacaaacagtatacagacgtctattAGAGAGGTCCCTTTATGCCCgacgaccagttgagtgcgtccctttgactgcatccaacagaaaagcccggttgttctGGTGCCGAAAACATCAGTCTTGGGCGCAGCAAGAATGGGGGTGTGTTGTTTTCAgcgatgagtcgagatttaccacacagagtgacactcgtcgaatcttcaacTGGAGAGAGCGAGAAGCTCGCAAtaatccctcctacgtaaaagaaatcgatagatttggtggcagaggaatccttgtctggagTGACATAATGTTGGACAGTTATACACCAATatacgtcttcgatgcgggtactgtcaatgcacatcgctatagggatgagatccttgaagcatatgtgaggttgttccggggtgcttttgacccagacttcatgtttatggaagATAACGCTCGTCCACACAGATCCCAGAtcattgatgattttcttgaggaagaggatattcgacgtatggactgtcAATCGAGGTCTCCGGATCTCAATcgtattgaacatgtttgggatggtctcggaagaaccattgcacagcgtaacccctctcctaataccctccaagagttaaaagcggcgcttttggaagaatgggctttgttgccccaatcatttattgacaccctcataaacagtatgaaagctcgttatgaagcctgtatagcagtgcacggtggtcacactccaaattagacaggcttttcccgagaaaaatgctttatctctgattcataatgtaacactttttgatataacctgtttcttaattcttaattaaaatcttttcgaTTTTGTTAtatgtctatgttctttcttccattgtagtgtacctctatgccaaatttcgtggcaacacagtgaatagtttttcatttttcgcagattttatgtttgtgaccttaattttggacatgagtgtatatatatatatatatatatatatatatatatatatataatattatgattacaacagaattcttaaaaaaagggtaaattatatatgtatcttgaaacaaaattgataaatattatagtCGGAATTGGCTAGAAAAAAACTAATGAGATCACaataaagatttgatttaaaaattattctaaaaatgagaaatgaaaataaaaaaaattacaataaaaagggcaataaaaatttatttttattcagtatcaGTATCTaatagttttaatgaataatgccttttatcaaataacaaagcatcatcttaatgaaaaaagtaataataattattataaacaaattttgataattttaaggtaaaagtttgttttttatttctaaataagtaATTCTAGCAAACTTGTTTCCCCCTCCTTGAATATATTTGTGCAATaccttaaaaatatatagtataattcacatttaatgaattccaattttttaaaaaaatgttatattttgtaacatttcttttggctgattacattaaattaataattcacttACAATTATTAACgacattagaaaagaaaatatttaacaagccAGAACTTTCCCTCCCAAATTTTACAGTTTTGAATTTGAATCAgccaaaatgaatttaattgtagTCTAtacttaatgtaaaaataattaaaagattgagAAAAATGTCCAATTATAAACATTCAAATTAGTGAAGTTTCAGCCCAATAAGATGCCGGGAATAGAAactatgttttataatataaagttgTCCATTTTAAAGTCCTCTTTTTTACTTCTTTCTGATAAAAGAAGTCACTTCGAGGAATTTCACTTATCAATGCAATTTTGTTCTACTCTTTCCTGTAAGATCAAATTCTTCGAAGAGCCATGTAAATTTTTTCACCTACTTGTACGAAAATCTGATTCGACGCATAATTTTCCGTAGAGCACTTTTGATTCTTTCAAATATCCCAAGAAGCTGGCATGCTCAGATGTCGGGCATCGCTCAATAAACGCAATTTGGCAATCCAGAATTTGCTCCACATCACTGAAAGATTTTAAGAGCAATCAATGAAGTTAGGATTTACGGAGCATAACACATACGCAAAAATAAATGGAGtcttgaaagcaatttttttttttttttgaaaatgaaatttttctataaagtaatacattttaacaCGACTTCCACTGAAATATCGATCAAGTTTCGTTCCAATCAAATATCGTACGCATAACTTGATATTTATACTTTCCTCCGAAAAAACCTCCCAACTTTTTAACTACAAATTAGGAATCTACGAAGCATTACTCTAGTTCTGCTCTTTAGGAAAAGGAAGCAATCATTTTCTAGTGGAAACAGGTCATTTGATAGAGTCATGTGTAAAGCACAACTATAACTTATAACTTAGGATTTATAACTGCTTGTTTGCTAAATTGAAGCGTGCAGATTAAGAAACATCTAAGCAAGCATATTATTAAGTCTACTTGATTTAGTTTCCAATATACTTAATATCTTACTGAAATTTGTTCACaggtttcataaaaaaagttcaatgaattgaAGCCAGAGATTACAAACTCCTTATGACGTTGCTAAAGAATACGAAATATCAATAGACTTTTCATTCTTTAACATTTGACAGTGGAAGAAaacacgtgattaaatatttgcagaaacaatggaaaatggtttgaatttcattacaacaatgaaaagtattgctacaaattatttataaaaatatttttcattaatattatcaaaataaggagaaaaatatttaacaataaattagtaccattaaaaacaaaattttttgaatctgaaaaatgtttttccagTATCAATTTTTGCTGACATTTCGGGAAGTTCCCAACAAAAAAAGGCATAAATCTTGCTTATTTTCTtagttaattaaagttttaaaaactgtatttgcTCCAAAGTGTCCATTCACTTTTTTCAATTAAGCTCCTCCTTGGTTCCAATAATTTCTTCAACAGTGTACCAACAGATATGCTTATattcgcttttattattaaaaaaaatgatatgaacgTTAGTTATTTCAGTGTGCCTTTACTTTCTTTTCCGTTTTATTTCAACCATCTGCGATCAAGGTATCAACAATTTTGCCTTAAGTGTAAGCAAAAGACGTATTTTTTactaatacatattataaatatgttcatttttaaaagtgaaatttggactatattcacaaattttgaaaaatgtaatattttttaaattgcctgtCAAATCTTCTATCCAATGCTTTTGTGAAGGATGTTCCAAAACAAACTTTCAGCagtattcatattcattataaggCAATCAAGAATTTAATGGCAACAATTTGGACTTGTGCGATTCAACTCTTATAAGAAAGACCATTTACAATCGGTTGGCGTGGAAGTGGCGTAGCGGCTGGAGGCAAAGAGGTCAATGCTTGGAAACACCAAGTAGAGAAAATGTTAATACgtttatgttactttttaaagGAAGAGTGCCGAGGGTTCCATTTATCTTTGTCAAGCCAGTAATGATATCTGAGAAGACGGAGTGGGGCAAGAAAACATAGTGCGCCATTTGCTACACATTCAGGCAAAGTTCTCATCTCATTTTTTCTCCTCTTTAACTTGTTATAATGAAGAACAGATGCTACTGTTCTATGCTACGGATAACTCTTCTTCCTCTCACCTCGAAAACAATGGAATGAGACTGCATTTATCATAACCGACATGAAAATGTATCGAATTCTAGCATGCAGAACTTTGTGACGAATAGAGCTTCgtgtaaaaatatacaagaagtgaaattattatcttttaataatttgctaCGTAATATCTTCGCAGtcataaataaatacaacataATCTTcccttatattaatttttaccgAGCCAAAATACAGTTCATCTTCTGTTTTTCAGTGCAGATTTTCTTAGGCAGAAAATATCAGTGTCGTAATCATAGAATGGTAAGACTGGTATCATATCAAGGACACAATGTGTTTGGGGGCTCAAAGGATTTTGCATGCAGTATAGTATGCAATTGTTACTGCCACCTTATTGCCATGACGCTGAATTTTGAACCAGTAAATTTGATTACAGAAATgaagctttgaaataaaatttctcgaTTGTGATTTATtgctaatttacaaaaataaaaccaggtttcgttaaaataataagaaaattaatactaaattatttcttagttttcgttaattataaatttctttaaaatcaatttttacaataaagaGTAACTAAGCCCCTCAAGAAATGAAGCGCTAATATAACTTAAAAAGCTATATAACTATAAAAAGCTGAGTTCAATTTCTAACATTAGGTAGAGAAAGGGTCACAACCCCTTAGTTAATATAAAAGAATCCCAAACCCATTTAGAATACCtagccaaaaatatatatatatatatcgaaaaaatAAGAGCATTAATATAAAAGGGCATCATTCCTAAACATTAGCTAGCCCTGTCATGCTATCAAGTTACACCACTGAATGAcactaaaaaatttaagtaaatagcGTGTTTCAGATATCGAAATTCAAAGGCTGCATGCCATCAAAATCTTTCTTTTcgaatatatctaaaaataccAGCATTATCAGTTTTGGTGATATGCAGTATATTGTCGTGAAACCATATTGTGAGTGGTATAGTTCTGCAATATGAACTTGCACCACCCGTCAATCTTCCAGCTGTTTCATTTTTGTAAGATGACCATGGCTGCACAGACTGATTCAAAATTCCTCTCACGAACTGTTTGGGCTGATAGAAAGAATCAAAACAAGCAAGAATTACATAGATCAGAAATATCATTTGTAGAATCGGGAGATGGGAGTCGATAAATGAATAAGTCATGAAGCGATGCactctgaagatattttatactTTGACAGTACGCACGCAAGTCTTATTTTGCAATAATCTCTCAAGCTCGCAATCATGCACGCTTCTCAACAGCAAGGCATAGATTGACGGAACAGAGCGATGGAGGATCTTGTGATAGATCGGGGAATCCATTATCTcaatattcgtaaattgttcttccAACGTAGTCCGGACTTGGAAAAATGACTGGTGATGAAATCCAGATAAAGCTTCCTCGAACTAAACCAGCTGGTATGTCGGGCCATGCTTTCTTTTGCGATTTTCGCTCGTTGTTAGATTTCTTCTTCTAATAGGCGTTGGATTTTAAATCAATATGCAATGTCCCGTCGTAGTAATATGCAAAGTATATAGTGTCAGCGTAGCATATTAAAAGTAGTTTTTCCAATTTAATGTATGTTTATTCGGTTTTAATCCCTTTATATATCAATACTCACAAACACTAACACAATTTCCTgaaatcaaaaactttattttttgctatCAATTGTTTTTCATGTCAGCATCATTAAGCTAGTAAGTTcagagaattgaaaaaaaaaaaaaaaaaaaaagtgcgccGGAAagtgaaaatgcaaaaatgtagaaatttttgaaaccataagatgtcgaaaaaattatttaacataaacctgaaacaaaaaatcaaatttattaaatttggaaattcaattatttaattattcgaaaTGACGTTAAAATGTTgtgccataaaaataaaaatgaaaatctgactCTCTCATATTTAATGTCAAAGTGATTAACAATAAACACCCGCTTTCATtgaagtgaattttaataaataagaaagctgaaaaactaaaatgatgaaaattttaaattctgtattataGATTTTCCTCCTTTTTCTGTCTTTCATTTGATTTCAcatgaaataaactatttaaataaccAAGATCATGCATGGAACTTAGCtctctcattttaatttatatttctttatgaacCAGAATAAGCGAATGTTTGTTCATACATTTTTACTTTGAGTTCCAAAGTTTGAAGAATGAGGCCTGAACGTATAAATCATGCAATCCTCCGTTTTAAACGGGCAATGTTGAAGCTagattatttacaaaagaaagcaaataaagctgaaataaaattatacctGCATGCCTTGTTAAGCTCGATTTCGTTTTCCGGCCATGTTTTCCCAATCCATTCTTTATCTCCTAAACTTCCACATTTCAAAGATTCTTCTTGAGAACACGTTGGGGAGGCTGTAGTTGTAGCAATgcctagttaaaaaaaatgaaattttataagaccctaagtaaaaataaattttattctatttgtttttttaaaggtaaGGTAAGCTGTAGCGATCGATTCTGTCTTAATGTATTGGTTGATTTAGGTTTAATGgcaaaagagcaaaaaaaaaaaaaaaaagccatactGCACTAAGCATATGGTTTGAAATGAAATGCATAAGGGTTGCTTGTTTAGTGTGGTTTGTTATCTTGCTGTTTTCTTTGTAGCTAGTACGCCATAGGAACCGCTCATCTTTTTTCTACGTCGTAACCATTATAGTTGTATGTCAGTGCTCATATTCATTGCTTGGTTTGTTTGTtccaattttgttttgtttttttaaaaataaaaatcgttcttTTAATCTTGGTTGTTGTTATAATAAATCGTTggttcattttattaattcttcaattttctaCAATGGAATTTCAATCTACTCATCTGCAATCTGTGGCTCATTTTGTACCGAGATTCGTAGTACAAAGAAAAGATTCCAATGAGAATTCCCATCAAACGATTAGATTCAATAGGTCTATAAATTCATTGTGCAGACCGCACAACAAATATTATTGATCTTTCTTGCGCTTTTGGATTATCAGGTTAACATACACGtggaaagaaaaacaaacaaacagacagactTGAATTAAAATTGCGATTAATAATAAAAGTCTATATATTTCAAAAGGTATACTGAAATTCCTTTCTTTAACTTAATTCGTTCGAGTTATCGCTTTCACATATGCATGAATGGGTAGTCAGATAAATAGTCCATCCTTCTTTAAATGGATTCAAATTTTACCAAACTTCTACAATTTCACAAGCAAAGCCATGTGACAAATCTTATGCATTCAGTTTGGATGCATTTCTGACATATCGTTTTCGCCTTACACCCACAATTTTATATGGGTCACATATGTGACCCagaaattgatagaaatatacaattttagatATGAATATCTTATACTAAGTGTCATATGCCTAGTTTATTGCGCTTTCGATTTATTTTGTGATGTAGTTGATGTATGGCCCGAAACCGGACTAATGGGACTCATTTGACCCGAGGGAAATTTACAacatggagatttatcaaaaattcgaGTTCGAGTTATGATTACACTACTTTTTTTCGTAttcgaaaatatgaaaataacaatatCAGGGAAAAAATACAGtaacttaataattttcattgcttgAATTATTAAACAACTTTTGACAAATTATGTGGCATTTTAATGTAGCTTATATCAGTGTTCACTTGAAACACGTTAAATGTACAACACCAATTTGATTTTAGAATCTTTTGTGTATTTTGCAAAAGCAGAGAAAATGTGGAAATGTTAATGACTATTATGAGAAAATGTTAATTGACATGCATTGTTAGACTGTTATACGGCTGTGACATCATAAGTAATGGCTGCATTGAGCGtatgtacataaaataaacattaaaaatcccaaaatgaaataaaagtttagtaatttaaaaaaatcaatttaaaattttctgtgctTTAAGCATTTATAGGGGAACtgagttcatttttataaagagaaCTTTCAAGgcagaaatctattttaaatttatatccagTGTGTGAAAAGATATATGCAAATGTCTTACAATTTTAAGAAACACTTTATACCtcgcatttaaaatacaaaaaatatcattattttagaatttatattgaatatgatgttataattttaaaattttattaagttttaaaattacaagttaAAATTTGCACTTACGAT comes from Argiope bruennichi chromosome 2, qqArgBrue1.1, whole genome shotgun sequence and encodes:
- the LOC129961411 gene encoding uncharacterized protein LOC129961411, whose product is MNKLLFILLLGIATTTASPTCSQEESLKCGSLGDKEWIGKTWPENEIELNKACSDVEQILDCQIAFIERCPTSEHASFLGYLKESKVLYGKLCVESDFRTKFLRNVPCLNHEVQDIYNVCGKKFTVEDAGGFCAYNFAVLQCVLNDITKKCGEESLHVFNGLYQPMLSLDKVFCRRDD